In Salvelinus alpinus chromosome 19, SLU_Salpinus.1, whole genome shotgun sequence, the genomic stretch CCGGCTGGCAGAGCAGCACTACAGTCTGCAGCTGAAGAGGAAGGTGTGGGCAGGCTGGCATGCCCTGGTCCAGGGGAGGTGGAAGATGTGCCGCGCCCGGGCAGAGGTCTATGTGCACCTGTCAGCTGACTACGAGGACAAGATGGCAGAGGTAAGGAGGGAAGAGCTGCACACACTACACACGTACAGGTTGCTGCATACAGTAGGCCGATACAGTTCCAACCATGGAAACAGAGATCATATGTAATTCTAACACTCTGAAATGTgaatttattgtttttgttgggtGTTCTGTACTAAAATAATACAATTTACCCAGAGTTTCACATGAGCACAGGACAGTAGCTAGCTACACTAACTGGACAAACATTGTCTTATATAAATAGTTGTCACTCACCATATTGCACAGTTCCGCAGACCTGACAGCTTTTTAAATGGCAAATACACATTTTTGAAGGTTTGTCTGTAAACCAGGTTTTGTGGAGGTTAATAACATTGCTTTACTTCAGCAGTTATTCATCAATCACAGTGAGTGAGCTTGATTGACtaaacatgtaattgatggaggCTGAAAGCCCAGTGAAAGAGAGGAGCTAGAGCAGTGATTGAGCCATAGACATGTAGTAGAGCAGTCCTagcagaaagggagggaggggggtattGGAATGGAAGAGAGGAATTGAATCGGCTAGAGTTATTGGCAGTACCATAGACGTGAAGAGAAAGAATGGAGCTAGAACAGAACACAGGCCTAGCACAGAGTGAGGGAGAGCTGGTTATTActgtgagtgagagaagagaggaaatggAGCATAGACATTGCAGAGACTGGTCAGTTCAGAGTTAGTGATTTGAAACATGCTTCCCTTTAACCTTTATTCCTCAGTAACAATCTAGCCTCATGTTTTCCACAATGTTACCTTTGAATTTTAATTACAGTACGGTTAACAACGATGATACATTAAttaatccctctctctcctccttccccacacactctttctcatccctcttctctccttcttttcCCTCTCCCGGTTAGTAGCACGTGGCAGCGGTGGATGCGGCCCAGGCTGAGATCCAGAGCCTGCAGGCAGAGAGGGAGCATTATGAGGAGTCCATGAAGAAGGCTTTTATGAGGGGTGCGTGTCCTCAACATGGAGGGCCTCAGCATGTTCCACACTGGAAAGGGACGCACGGTGCACAACCTGCACGGTTAGTGACACACACACGGCTCTGTCAAGAAACTTCTGTTCCTGACATTTTCATTCATAGAACAGATTCTTTAAAAAATAAGTGTATAATACTACCTTTCCCAGTCCATATGATCAACCCACACATGGTTTATtagcctatgctacagtaaaacAGACACTAGTTGTCCAATAGAGTGCAGTCTGCTACTATTGACACTTTGATAGTATAGATTTATGTGGAGAGGGGGACGTTTTTCTTTCCTCTGGCTCATTCATTGGATGGCGTGATGATGCTAAATCTTTGAATGTGCTGACTGAGTGGTGCTCTTTGTGGAGGTTGTAACCTTGGTCTGGCATTGACTGATGGGCAAGGACTTTTTCTGATTGTGTGTGGTCATCATGCGTATGCATGTATAAGACATTGTAGGGTTCAGCTTAAAGTAAGAGTATTAGTGTTTCTTGTTGCTGTTTCATTTATCTGTGTAATAATTGAGCTTTGTAGGTTGTTTTAGGGGGGGACCTGGAATGTCATACAGTCATTTGTCTCATTTTACAACTGACAATGTTATTTCTGTTGGTCAGATTTGATCATATTGGGCTTATTTGTTTGTCATCTTTGACCTGTCCAGTCATGAAACTGACTTCAGGACATAAACctgtgtactagaggtcgaccgattaattagggcccgcctgttacgcgaatgctagctagcattaaacttatcttataaaaaacaatcaatcaatcactagttataactacacatggttgatgatattactagttgatctagcgtgtcctgcgttgcatataatcgatgcagtgcgcatttgcgaaaaaggactgtcgttgctccaacgtgtacctaaccataaacatcaatgcctttcttaaaatcaatacacagaagtatatatttttaaacctgcatatttatctaaaagaaatccaggttagcaggtgaaattgtgtcacttctcttgcgttcattgcacgcagtcagggtatatgcaacagtttgggccgcctggctcattgcaaactaatttgccagaattttacgtaattatgacataacattgaaggttgtgcaatgtaacaggaatatttagacttatgtatgccacccgttagataaaatacggaacggttccgtatttcactgaaagaataaacgttttgttttcgagatgagtttccggattcgaccatattaatgacctaaggctcgtatttctgtgttatgttataattaagtctatgatttgatagagcagtctgactgagcgatggtaggcaccagcatgctcgtaagcattcattcaaacagcactttcgtgcgttttgccagcagctcttcgcaatgcttcaagcattaggctggtgtaaccgatgtgaaatggctagctagttagcggggtgcgcgctaatagcgtttcaaacgtcactcgctctgagacttggagtagttgttccccttcctctgcatgggtaacgctgcttcgagggtggctgttgtcgatgtgttcctggttcgagaccaggtagcggcgaggagagggatggaagctatactgttacactggcaatactaaagtgcctataagaacatccattagtcaaaggtatatgaaatacaaattgtatagagagaaatagtcctataattcctataataactacaacctaaaacttcttacctgggaatattgaagactcatgttaaaaggaaccaccattagtcaaaggtatatgaaatacaaattgtatagagagaaatagtcctataattcctataataactacaacttcttacctgggaatattgaagactcatgttaaaaggaaccaccagctttcatatgttctcatgttctgagcaaggaacttaaacgttagctttcttacatggcacatattgcacttttactttcttctctaacactttatatattttttgtatcggtgttgaaaaatcataatcggtcaacctctactgTGTACACATTATATGACTGATCTTATTGGTCTTCCCTTCACAGATGCTCCACCCCTCCAGCACGATCCTGGCTCAGGCTCATTGGCCCGCCGCCTCTGTTCAGCCCACTCCACTTTGACCCCCCCGTACCATCGTCCCAGAgtgacagagacagtgagactCACACACCCTGGTTACAGTGCATGCAACAGTTTTCACTATTACGGATCAGGTTCTGCCATCATTAAACATAGTCACATTTCCTGCCGTTGTATCTATTCTTTCTCAAGGCTTAACATTTTCTCATTAACAGTATTTCATATGGGTGTAATTGTCACTATACAATACTGACTCCTCAAACACCCACTATGTGATACATTGGATAGGCCTGTTATATTTACAGTGGATCAGTTTGTCTAATTTCTTCATCTCCTCTATGTATGGGCTTCTACAATCACTCTTAAAATCTGCCCACTCACTCGCTCTCAGGTGGGTTCCAGGGCAGAGGTGTTCCACAGCACCCTACCACCAGGGGGTACTGCAAGCTCCCAGACAGGTTTAGTGGCTTTGCAAGCTCCCACAGAGCACAGACCGGTTCGTACTGACATTGATCTATGGCACTGGGAGCTTATCGTGGCTATGTCCCAATTCGCTACCCCTCTCCCACTTTGTCATGGATCTACAATCATTGGATTGGTGTTATCATTGTTAAATCCATGATGAGAAGTGTTTGGGAAAAGGGTGTCAGCCACTGTCTCTGGTTACTGTTTTCCTCACCATTTGTCAAACAAAGTGAAAGGTCCCGTATTTATTGACTGTTCCTTAATGATCATAATCTGTATCAGGTCAGTACACGGGTGATCACAGCGAGTCAACAGAAAGCCTCCAAAACCTTGACCGCATGCATCACAGCACGCTCCGACCTCTGCGCACACAGCTTCGTCCGCACTCCCAGCAACCTATAAGTCATGGGTGTGGCTCCTCCCATGACCGCTATCGTGGAGCGCCAACACCCCGTCACACCATCAGCACCAAACATGTCTATTTTACAATGAATCAAAATCACCAAAACAAGTAGATTAATGATCTGTAGAAACACACCTTTGCTGGATGGACCTCAccctgtctccctttctctctcccagcGGGTCAGGCCACAGCAGCTTCTCCTCCTCCAATCAGCAGGGCCAGAGTTCCTCCAGAACACACTCAGCCTACCACATACACTCTTATCAAAGTGGTtgagtaaacacacacaaacaaaaccaTATCGCATAGGAACATTCCACCCACCTTCTATGCAAATACAGTCTTCCCATACATGACTTAGCCAAGCTGATACACCTGCACGTTTGAATATTCCCAAATATTTTAGACATATGCTACACCTACACCTGATATTTCTAACACTCCGGAATGGAAAATAGAATGGCGACTGATGGAACCATCTTGTTATTTAAATGATGACCATTTCACTAGTAGTTTTACCCAGGGACGCAAACCggtgagggcccaaaaaggtgacacttTTTCTTTCTCCACCAAAACATGCAAAAAATCCATGCTGGGGTGAAATGCAGGTTAACTAATTAAAAAACAACAAATATGATCGACATGATCAGtctgtgtaaaataaaaagtggttaatgtgaacctaactcgCAACTTAAAAAAgtaaagaaagcaatccaatgttatttgttgccaagactttactgcaaatgacactcaagtcttgaCAGAATaatacactaatattgcagttagccatgacagcctttataatagaatggttgtgaccacacacatctaaataaaacaaagtagaaatagaattacttgttacttttatcatCTCTTAtgcgtattttttgaaactgcattgttggttcggggctcgtaagtaagcattttactgctacacctgttgtcttcggcgcatgtgactaatcaaatttgattgaaaaacaggcattctatttttgctctattatagtggccactatagtagacatCGAGCAAGTGCACAAAAATGTTCACCgagtaaaacatgtaataatcccccctcactcacacgTTACTGTCACATTCAACACAACAATAGCTATCTTTGGGctacacattattacattgtacacatgttctacaatgtgccagcagagcatgatACCCTTTGTTTGCATAATTGATCTTTCAGGCAGAGAATACACCTGGCATACCCCAcaagtgtgtggtgttcctttcacctctatggcGGCATCCAGTTTAAGCCAGGCCAAGCTACACTTCATCCCTGCCTCATGTTCATCTAATTCTTTAAATTAACCACACAACGTTACTTTAGatagttaacatttcacacagattgccagggtccagtaagcaactaacgcgTTATAACTTGAGGAAAGGCAAGGAGTAgtataccagttaatactatagcgaattggttaggttactaacgttagcgcatctgatgttgtaacgttagctgtctaattttcacaccataactgatcaaataattgagtttaaattggctaatgttgctcaacatttctctggcttGCTAAATGATAATTCGATTCAGCTAGCAAGATACGTAACAATACTTGTTCCACACTTTCCAAATGGCAGCtgtttttcggttacagctcatgaagtaaGCTTCATCTCCTCGACCCCGTCTCGGTGGTCAGGCCTCTCAGCTACCTCTTTCCCGCTGTATTTCCAGAGCACgcgctgatgctgtaactagcaaGTTGGTTGTCTCTTATCTCTTCAGTCGCGTGCTGCATTCTGTCGTTATGTGAACGATTgccttggatacagccagtattgctccTAACGCGCATCACTCGTTCACTTAAAGCTAGTAGTGATCCAAAGCCCCTCCCTTCCAAACTTTTCTCATCGGATCTACACGAATCACATTTTGGATTCAAAACGGCGAATTCTGCCtaaggtgactagtttgcatcccaGGTTTAACCTAAAATTGTTGATGTGTGGAGAACAACACCTGTGTTCAAATTTTCAGGATTATATCAAAGCCATATGTTTATGTTTTAGCCACATTCTGCACCGTAAACCCTTAATGTAAATTGCTGGAATGATGGAACATGAATAAAACATGAATTGGAAGAAAATGGGCTCATAGAATAATAAACCATTCACTAAATATATACATAAAGATCCATTGAAAAAATAATCTTGTTGACTCAACGTATGCCCATGTCATTTTTTTCCACCTTTATGAAAGGATGCATTTCTTCatgtctccttcctctctgtccattCGTATTTtatctgtaaaacaacaaaacaccCATCTGTAATTTGCTGTTATGACTTAAACATAAATGTTATATTTTCCTATGAGGTAAGGGTCATGGACACCCCATACCTGCTATGGTCTTGTTGCCTATGGCAAGAAGGCCCTGGTACAGCTCTTTAGCAGGACTCCTTTGGGCCAGCTCTACCCCATGAAGCCAGATCAACAGCATCCTGTTCCCATGTTCCTGGTAGCTCTGCTgacctatatatacacacacacagaaagcaaACACATTAAATTAGAATATGTTCTGAGTCCACTTCCCTGGTAAAATAAGAGTTAAATTACTTAGTGTAGTTAAGGCTTTCCTTGGTAATGTCACCCAAGTGGCTTGTTTTTGGAACAATGTCAAATGAGTACAGAATCCCTCTTACCGATTTATATATTTTATCTTTACACTTGGTATTGATAAATGAATGAGTTTCAATTGATATTCCTGTGAATGATTATCCCCTGCGCTACACTGTGAGCCAAAGGTGTTGTGTGTGTCACCTGTCCACTGCTCCTCAATGGCAGCCACCTGCTGCTCAGTGAAATGCCAGTGCAGCGCCAGCCTCTTCCAGTCGCCTGGCTTCAGCAGGCGGTAGGCCAGGTGCCAGGCGCTGCCGCGGGTCTGTTTGCTCTCTGTGCGGTGGTCTAATTTAAACGTCAGCGGAGTCTGGCTGTGAAGGTTCTCATTAAGCTCAGTGTTGGCCTGGAAGGGTAATCACATCTAGTCACCTGAGAAAGGACAAGCTTCACAAACTGACAGCAGTGAGTGTCCAGAGATAAGCACACATAGTCCCATGCTTATTGAATGCCAGAGCCACTTGCTTTGACTGTCAGGTTGGGTATGGAAGATATGCTGAATCAAATTGACACTGAAATTGATTGTCAAGCATTTCAGGTCCATAAATAATGTTCCCACTGCCAGCGTTAATGGTATTACAGGGATTCATCTGGAGTTGTGACTTTAGGAAATTAATAATCTGTGATGACTGTAAATTGATTAGCAGATGACTTCTGCTACATATTAGTCTCTGATTGAATTTACCGCATTTGATCATACAGTACAGCTATATCACTTATAGGGAGGTCTCACACAACAGTAGGCTACACGTTCTACATTCATTTACAATTATAGAggataaacaaacacacaatgaAGTTagttatttccattgtggtcctctgttAACATTACCATCCTCCATGTCAAATATCTCTCTGCCTTGATGATCATGTCCACGATGATGACCTCGTCTGCTCGGGCTGCCACACCCAGTGCTGTCTTACCCTGCTGCTCAAAACAGAAACAGTTGTGTGTTGAGTGGGAAGTTGCCGTGAAGAGGAGAGGGGTCAAATGAGCCTATTCATGGTTAGATCATCATTCTCGGTGTCCACGTTTCACCTTGTCTTGGAGGACTAGGTCCATCCCAGCTTTCAGAAGCATCTCAACAGTGTCCACTCTGGCCAGCTCTGCAGCTACATGCAGGACAGTCTGGGACCTCTtaggaggacagacaggagcTCAAGGTATAAGTTTcccttaaccacagatctagggtcAGATTACCAAACCCATAACTTCAACCATTACAATGTCTctgtcctacatagtgcacaaatTTTGACAGGACCCGGGACTAGTAATGCACTAtgcagagaatagggtgccatttgggacgcaactaATTCATTATAACATTAATGTGGACTGAGTATACTCTTTTACAAGTGGACTGAGTGCACGTGTTGTACGTACGTGATCAGTGACGTTGATGTTGCAGCCAGCCTCGAGCAGTGTGTGGATGACAGGGATGTGACAGTTCTTCACTGCCAGGTAGAGAGGAGCCTGGAGGTGCTGCCAATGGAGACAACCAAAATGGACCATTATATAGAAACTCTCTCTGATGTCAGGTCATACTACAGACTACTGAGTAATTACACAGATAACGGGTTGGCTTTATTCATGGTTGACCAAGACGTAGGACCAGTTCACTATGCTCACTCTCACCTGGTTTTGTAAGTCCACCTGGGCCGAGTTCTCTATGAGGAGTCTCACCAACGATGTGTGGCCTTTCTCAGAGACAGGGTGTAGAGCACTGCTTTGGTCCTAAGAGAGGAGAGGTTCCCATTGAATAGAGAGGTCTAGGAGTCTATTAGTAGGTAAAGTACTGAAGTAGAATAAACTGGGTGTGATTTAGTAACTATGCCTGGTGGCGACCATTTTAGTGAATAGTTGAAGGGTGTGGTTTATGTTTACAGGCCTACCATGGTGACAATGTTTGGGTCACAGCCTGCCTCCAACAGAGCCTGGACGCAGTCCTCATTGGCAGCGGCAGCAGCCAGGTATAGAGCCGTCTCCCCAGCCTGCCACGAATACATCAGTCATTTATCAGCCATTGACCTAAAGCAGCTACTGCAAGGTGTAGCCATTGAGCACACACCATCATACATGCTGGCAATCAAACAGCTCCATTGAAAAGGAAAATGCGCAGCACTCGCTCACCATTGaagattattttttacatttaagcaAAGTTAAAATATGAACATTTTGGCCTTCAATGGCCATTATCAGAATCAAACCGCTCCAGACAGCGTTTACAGTGGGACTTTACCGTATTGACTTCATTGCGAGTTTCAAAGCTCTTCAGCAGTAGCTGGACGACATCCAAGTGGCCATTGCTGGCAGCCAAATGCAGAGGTGTGTTCTCATTCTAGCATTTAGAGAAAGAGGAAAAGCAGGAGGAAatgaggaagggagagaaagacagtgaaCAGGAAGGGGAGATAGAGGAATAAACAGTCCTACAGCCCCCTGAtaggtgtgacacacacacacacctggtcttccTCCATGGTGGCCATATTGTACGTCTCCTCCATCAACATCTGCAGCATCTCCACAGAGCCATGCTCTGCTGCCAAAGCAAACGCTCTGTGTCCAGACTGAGCGAGATTGGtgcaggggggggggttaggagatGAAGAAAAAGGGTCAGCTTATTGAACTAATTCAGCCCAATCAATATTTGAAATGGATGCAATGGTTACTGatactgtatgtctatgtagTTACCAGGTCCTCTTTGTCCAGCTCTTTCATCATCAGGTCGTAGATGATGAATGTCATTATATCAGTGTGGTTGTTGATGGCAGCACAGTGCATGATGTTCATTCCCAGCTGAGAAGTGAGAATACAACTCATCATctccatacagtgccttcggaaagtattcagaccccttgactttttccacattttgttacgctacagccttatttaTTAAAATagaatacatttaaataaatcctcagcaatctacacaataTCCCACAATGACATATCGAAACAGGTTCTTAGACATTTTTGAAATGTATAAACatgtataaaaaattaaaactgaaataccttatttacatagagttgaagtcggaggtttacatacaccttagccaactacatttaaactgagtttttcacaattcctgacatttaattatagtaaaaaattccctgtcttaggtcagttaggatcactactttattttaagaatgtgaaatgtcagaataatagtagagataatgatatatttcagcttttatttctttcatcacattcccagtgggtcagaagtttacatacactcaattagtatttggtagcagtgcctttaaattgtttaacttgggtcaaacgtttcaggtagccttccacaagcttcccacaataatttgggtgaattttggcccattcctcctgacagagctggtgtaactgagtcaggtgtgtaggcctccttgctcgcacatgctttttcaattctgcccacacattttctataggatgaggtgatggccactccaataccttgactttgttgtccttaagccattttgccacaactttggaagtatgcttggggtcattgtccatttggaagacccagttgcgaccaaactttaacttcctgactgatgtcttgagatgttgcttcaatatatccacataatgttcctcctgcagcaaagcacccccacaacatgatgctgccacccccgtgcttcacggatgggatggtgttcttcggcttgaaagcctcccccttttccctccaaacataacgatggtcattatggtcaaacagttctatttttctttcatcagaccagaggacatttctccaaaagtacgatctttgtacccatgtgcagttgcaaaccgtagtctgggttttttatggcagtttggagcagtggcttcttccttgctgagcggcctttcaggttatgtcgatataggactcgttttactgtggatatagatacttttgggcctcccgggtggcgcagtggtctagggcactgcatcgcagtgctagctgcgccaccagagtctctgggttcgcgcccaggctctgtcgcagccggccgcgaccgggaggtccgtggggcgacgcacaattggcatagcgtcgtccgggttagggagggtttggccggtagggatatccttgtctcatcgcgctccagcgactcctgtggcgggccgggcgcagtgcgcgctaaccaagggggccaggtacacggtgtttcctccgacacattggtgcggctggcttccgggttggaggcgcgctgtgttaagaagcagtgcggcttggttgggttgtgcttcggaggacgcatggctttcgaccttcgtctctcccgagcccgtacgggagttgtagcgatgagacaagatagtaattactagcgattggataccacgaaaattggggagaaaatgggatacaaataaataaaaaaaagatatagatacttttgtattgCACTTTTTTggggatttgcacttttcacagcaaagtacgttcatctctaggagacaaaacgcatctctttcctgagcggtatgacgactgcgtggtccaatggtgtttatacttgaatactattgtttgtacagatgaatgtggtaccttcaggcatttggaaattgctcccaaggatgaaccagacttgtggcggtttacaattatttttctgaggtcttggctgatttcttttgatttccccatggtgtcaagcaaagaggcactgagtttgaaggtaggccttgaaatacatccacaggtacacctccaattgactcaaatgatcagaagcttctaaagccatgacatcattttctggaattttccaagctgtttaaaggcacagtcaacttagtgtatgtaaacgtattcagactctttgctatgagattcgaaattgagctcaggcacatcctgtttccattgatcatccttgatgtttctacaacttgattggagtccacctgtggtaaattcaattgattggacatgattaggaaaggcacacacctgtctgtataaggtcccacagttaacagtgcatgtcagagcaaaaaccaagccatatagtcaaaggaattgtccgtagagctccgtgaaaggattgtgtcgaggcacagatctggggaagggtacaacaaaagtgtctgcagcattgaaggtccccaagaacacagtggcctccatcattcttaaattgaagatgtttggaaccaccaagactcttccgagagctggccgcccggccaaactgagcaatcggaggagaagggccttggtctggggggtgtttttcagcggcagggactaggagactagtcagggtcgaggcaaagatgaacagagaaaagtacagagagatccttgatgaaaacctgctccagagagatcaggacctcagactggggtgaagattcaccttccatcaggacaatgaccctgagcacacagccaagacaacgcaggagtggcttcgggacaagtctctgcatgtccttgagtggcccagccagagcctggacatgaacctgatcgaacatctctggagagacctgaaaatagctgtgcagcaacactccccatccaacctgacaaagcttgacaggatctgcaaagtaaaatgggagaaactccccaaatataggtgtgtcaagcttgtagcgtcatacgcaagaaggtctgaatatttatggaaatgtgatattatttatatatatttttttataaattagcaaatttAAATTAACAaaagttttcgctttgtcattgtggggtattgtatgtacattgagggggaaaaaacaaatacattttagaataaggctataacctaacaaaatgtggaaaaagtcaaagggtctgaatactttccaaaggcactgtacatgacAAGAGAACTTGACATTTTGTATTCTCAAATGGTTATGGAGAAATTGTGTTGATGGTTGATTATTGTAATTGATATCCTAGATGGCTGAGATGTCAGAGAACAGCTTAGGTCTGACCAGCAGATCGAGGAAAGGGATTTCTGAGAAATATTCAAGGCCTTCCCTGAATAGGAACAGAGGTTCCCTACCGCATTCTCAACCTTCTGATCAGCACCACCCTGCACAAGCAACTTCAGGATGGGCAGACTCCCAAACCAGGCAGCCAGGTGGATGGCTGTCACTCCATGCTGTGTGAGTATGTATGAAAGAGAGAGTTTAATTTTGACAAACCATGGCCATTCTCTCCTGAGTTTGTTGAAGAGGAGAAGCTTTA encodes the following:
- the LOC139545840 gene encoding ankyrin repeat and death domain-containing protein 1B-like encodes the protein MAKRKKDDEYRTFQDEWTEEFAFVERAGSAVCLICNDKITSMKRSNVKRHFDTRHATFASKYPAGDSRKKACQELLSRVQASQQQLRVWTRQAQDTGRSHQIFTMERMSLKERMGAQLMKELNLNPKKTKTTKKAVKVFTDFIQNMETEETNSYNNEEMLLELEKEYIEAAKLNDVQTMKILGRAVKVDAKNLHDRTALHYAVAGKNIEAVQVLLQRRANINQEDKHGVTAIHLAAWFGSLPILKLLVQGGADQKVENALGMNIMHCAAINNHTDIMTFIIYDLMMKELDKEDLSGHRAFALAAEHGSVEMLQMLMEETYNMATMEEDQNENTPLHLAASNGHLDVVQLLLKSFETRNEVNTAGETALYLAAAAANEDCVQALLEAGCDPNIVTMDQSSALHPVSEKGHTSLVRLLIENSAQVDLQNQHLQAPLYLAVKNCHIPVIHTLLEAGCNINVTDHRSQTVLHVAAELARVDTVEMLLKAGMDLVLQDKQGKTALGVAARADEVIIVDMIIKAERYLTWRMANTELNENLHSQTPLTFKLDHRTESKQTRGSAWHLAYRLLKPGDWKRLALHWHFTEQQVAAIEEQWTGQQSYQEHGNRMLLIWLHGVELAQRSPAKELYQGLLAIGNKTIADKIRMDREEGDMKKCILS